One genomic segment of Paenibacillus xylanexedens includes these proteins:
- a CDS encoding ABC transporter permease yields the protein MNQSAITPAAPHTVIRPGQLRKFLTRMAANKLASAGGLIVLFYIIVALFAPWIAPYDPYNIHLPDKLLLPSWDHWMGTDDKGRDLLSRIIYGTRLSLLIGIAAVSIGAIFGVLLGLIAGYYGGWMDAIIMRIMDILLAFPGILLALAIVSALGASLINVMIAVGVFSIPMFARIVRGSTLTVRKLEYIDSIRTLGGSDLRIILVHILPNIMSPIIVQITLRLATAILSAAGLSFLGLGAQPPSAEWGALLSSGRDYMFSAPYLALFPGLAISTLVIGFNLFGDGLRDALDPKLK from the coding sequence ATGAATCAATCTGCGATCACACCTGCTGCTCCACACACGGTAATAAGACCTGGTCAACTACGTAAGTTTCTTACCCGTATGGCAGCAAACAAACTAGCCTCTGCCGGAGGCCTCATTGTTCTCTTCTATATTATTGTTGCTCTTTTTGCCCCGTGGATTGCTCCATACGATCCTTATAACATCCATCTGCCTGACAAATTACTTCTCCCCTCCTGGGATCACTGGATGGGTACGGATGATAAGGGTCGCGACCTGCTTAGCCGCATCATCTACGGAACACGTTTATCCCTATTAATCGGTATTGCTGCTGTAAGTATTGGTGCAATCTTCGGTGTGCTCCTGGGACTGATAGCTGGTTACTACGGCGGTTGGATGGATGCCATTATTATGAGAATCATGGATATCCTTCTGGCCTTCCCGGGTATTTTGCTCGCTTTGGCTATCGTCAGTGCACTGGGAGCAAGCCTGATCAATGTCATGATTGCTGTTGGTGTCTTCTCCATTCCCATGTTTGCACGAATTGTAAGAGGCTCAACACTGACGGTCCGGAAGCTCGAATACATTGATTCCATACGCACGCTTGGCGGAAGTGATCTGCGAATCATTCTCGTGCACATATTGCCCAATATTATGTCGCCTATAATCGTGCAGATTACGTTGCGCCTCGCAACTGCCATTCTGTCCGCAGCAGGTCTTTCCTTTCTAGGTCTGGGTGCTCAGCCTCCTTCCGCAGAATGGGGCGCCCTGTTAAGCAGTGGACGTGATTACATGTTCAGTGCCCCATACTTGGCTCTTTTCCCCGGCCTCGCCATCTCCACACTTGTAATTGGCTTCAATCTGTTTGGTGATGGTCTACGTGATGCACTTGACCCCAAATTAAAATAA